The sequence TGCCCGAGAAGAAGATTCTATACGTGAGCGGTGAGGAAAGCGCCCATCAGCTAAAGATGCGTGCAGAACGACTGGGTGGCGAAAACGAGAACTTCCTGCTACTTACCGAGAACTCGCTCGAAACTATCTTCGACCATATTAAAGAGGTACAGCCCGAACTGATTGTGATCGACTCGATACAAACCATCTCTACCGAGGATGTTGAGTCGAGTGCAGGCTCTATCGCACAGGTGCGCGAGTGCGCTTCAGCCCTACTCCGTTTTGCCAAAACCAGCGGTGTGCCCGTAATCCTGATTGGTCACATCACCAAAGAGGGCACCTTGGCAGGTCCTAAAATCCTCGAGCATATTGTGGATACAGTTATCCAGTTCGAAGGCGACCAGCACTATATGTACCGCATTCTGCGCAGCATCAAGAACCGCTTTGGTTCTACAGCCGAACTGGGCATCTACGAGATGCTGCAGAACGGATTGCGACAGGTATCGAACCCATCCGAACTGCTACTCACACAGGATCGCGACGGCCTTTCGGGCATCGCCATCACATCGGCCATCGAGGGTATTCGTCCGTTCTTAGTCGAGACGCAGGCCCTTGTTTCAACAGCCGCCTACGGCACCCCTCAGCGTTCGGCCACAGGCTTTGATCAGCGCCGACTGAACATGCTACTGGCTGTGCTTGAAAAGCGCGTGGGCTTTAAGCTGGCACAGAAGGATGTGTTTGTGAATATTGCAGGCGGACTTCGTGTTACCGACTTGGCGATGGACCTGAGTGTGATTGCGGCTGTGCTCTCATCTAATGTTGATACACCTATCGAGTCAGGTTGGTGCATGGCAGGCGAGGTTGGACTGAGTGGCGAGGTGCGCCCTGTCAACCGTATCGAGCAGCGAATTGCCGAGGCCGAGAAGCTCGGATTTACCGATATGATTATCCCCAAATACAACCTTCAGGGCTTCGATAAGAATAAATATTCAATCCGTTTGCACCCTGTAAGAAAGGTGGAAGAAGCCCTACGTGCAATCTTCGGATAACAATTTGCTATACTTTTGAACATTTTGCTTACATAATTGATAGTTGAGCGCAAAAAAGAATTAAATAATCAATGTTCAATGTTCAATGTTCAATGTTTTTTAGTAACTTTGCAGTCGCATTTTAAAATGAAGTTTTTCACATTATTAAATATTTAAATTATGACTATCAACGAATTCAACTTTGCCGGTAAGAAGGCAATCGTACGTGTAGACTTCAACGTACCCCTCGATGAGAATGGTAAGATCACAGACGACACCCGTATCCGTGGTGCCCTGCCTACCCTGAAGAAGATTCTGGCTGATGGTGGTGCTACTATCATTATGAGCCACATGGGTAAGCCCAAAGGTAAGGTAGATGCTAAGAAGTCACTCGGTCAGATCCGCGAGGCTGTTGAGAAGGCTCTGGGTGTTCCCGTTGCTTTCGCTCCCGACTGCGCTAAGGCTGCTGATGCTGCTAAGGCTCTGAAGATGGGTGAGGCTCTGCTGCTCGAGAACCTTCGTTTCTATCCAGAGGAAGAGGGTAAGCCAGTAGGTATCGACAAGGCTGATCCTGCATACGACGAGGCTAAGAAGGCTATGAAGGCCAGCCAGAAGGAGTTTGCTAAGACTCTCGCTTCTTACGCTGACTGCTACGTAATGGATGCCTTCGGTACAGCTCACCGCAAGCACGCTTCTACTGCTGTTATCGCCGATTACTTCGACGCTGACAACAAGATGCTGGGTCTGCTGATGGAGAAGGAGGTTCAGGCTGTTGACGCCGTTCTCTCTAACATCAAGCGTCCTTTCGTTGCCATCATGGGTGGTTCTAAGGTATCTTCTAAGATCGGTATCATCGAGAACCTGCTCGGTAAGGTTGATAAGCTCATCCTCTGCGGTGGTATGACATACACCTTCGCTAAGGCTCACAACGGTGAGATTGGTGATTCAATCGTTGAGCTCGACAAGCTGGATGTAGCTCTGGGTGTTGAGGAGCTGGCTAAGAAGAACGGTGTAGAGCTCGTTCTGGGTTCTGACTGCACCGCTACTAACGGTCTCGACTTCGGCACTATGAGTGTTAAGGAGGGTGCACAGATCATCAACTGCCCTGCTAACAACGTACCTGCTGGTTTCGAGGGTGTTGACGCTGGTCCTGAGAGCCAGAAGGCATTTGCCGAGGCTATCAAGGGTGCTAAGACCATCCTGTGGAACGGTCCTGCTGGTGTATTCGAGTGCGACGCTTTCACCGCTGGTTCACGTGCTATCGGCGACGCTATCGCTGAGGCTACCAAGAACGGTGCATTCTCACTGATTGGTGGTGGCGACTCTGTAGCTTGTGTAAACAAGTTCGGACTTGCTGATCAGGTATCTTACATCTCAACTGGTGGTGGTGCTCTGCTCGAGGCCATCGAGGGTAAGGTTCTCCCTGGCGTAGCTGCTATCAAGGGTGAGTAAAAATCAGACACGATTCGATTTTTAAATAACCAATCAATGGCCGTTCTGCTTCACAGCAGGCGGCCATTATGCTTTTAACATGCCTTGGTCGGCACAAGTCAAGAAAATCACCAACACCGAAATGATATGGTATGGCCCCCTCACTGGCAAAACTATCAAACTAAAAAGACAATGAATAAAAGATTTTTAATTATTACTATCCTTGCGGCAGGACTGACCAACACCAGCTGGGCCGACAAACAAGAGAAGCTTGCATCGCCTAACGGCAAAATCGTAGCCAACATCAATATTGGCAAAGAGTTAACTTACAGCGCCTCGTTCAACGGCGAACAGATTCTGAAAGATTGCCCCCTTAGCTTGCAAGTTGGACAGGAATTATTGGGTGTAAACCCAAAGTTAAGCAACACAAAACGTACTAAGATTGATGAGCAGATACGACCTGTAGTGCCTTTAAAACAGACCGTAGTGCCCAACAAGGCAAATGCCTTGACGCTCAACTTCAAGGGCTACTGCGTAGAGTTCAGAGCCTACGACAACGGTGTGGCCTATCGCTTTATTATAAATAAGAAAGGTGTTGTAGATATCGTGAGCGAAGGCATTAACTACCATCTGCCCAAAGCCTTCGAGGCTCACATCTCGAAGACTCGCAACTTCAACACCTCGTACGAACAGCCTTACACGCACATCAGCACAGCTCAGTATAAGGCCGACGACGAGATAACCTATCTGCCAGTACTGCTCGAAAGTCCCAAAGGCACCAAGGTACTTATCTCCGAGAGCGATGTGCGCGACTATCCCCACACTTTCCTTAAGAGCACGGGCGCCAATGGTTTTACAGCCGTTCATCCCAAATCGCCCGAAACATGGGAGCCACGTGGCGACCGAGGTTGGACCATCACCAAAGAGCGCAACTGCATTGCCCGTACCAGCGGACAGCGCAGCCTGCCCTGGCGTTTTGCCGTTATCGGCAACGATGCCACGATAGCTGCCAACCAGATGGAACTGGTGCTGGGCGGCAAGTGCGAACTGCAGGATGTATCGTGGATTAAGCCCGGACAGGTTAACTGGGACTGGTGGAACCACTGGACAGTATGGGATGTGGACTTTGAGTCGGGCATCAACAACGCCACCTACAAATACATCATCGACACAGCCTCAAAGTTTGGCGTAGAGTATGTGCTACTCGACGAAGGTTGGAACAAACGCGTAGAAGATCCCTTTACCTACAGCGACAATATCGATGTAAAGGAGCTGGTAGAGTATGGTGCCCAGAAACATGTAGGTGTCATCCTATGGCTGGCGTGGCTCACCGTTGAGCAGCATCCCGCCCTTATTAAGCATTACGCCGATATGGGCGTGAAGGGACTGAAGATCGACTTTATGGACCACAGCGACCAGTGGATGGTGAACTTCTACGAGCGAACAGCCCGCGAGTGTGCCAAGCATAAGCTGCTGGTTGATTTTCATGGCTCGTTCAAGCCAGCAGGGTTAGAGCAGCGCCTGCCAAACCTTATCTCGTACGAGGGTGTGCGTGGCTTGGAACAAGGCGGAGGATGCAGCCCCGAAAACAGCATCTGGCTGCCATATATGCGCAATGCCGTTGGCGCTATGGACTTTACGCCAGGCTCAATGCAGAATGCTCAGCCCGAAGACAATCATGGTACAGGCTCGCTACCGATAGGCGGTGGCACTCGTGCTTATCAGATGGCCCTTTACGTGTGCTTTGAGAGCGGACTGCAGATGCTGGCCGACAGTCCTACCCGCTATCTGCGCGAACAGGAGTGCACCCAATTCATAGCCTCGGTACCCACCACATGGGACGAAACCCGCGTATTGGCTGCCAAGGCAGGCGATTACTACGTAGTAGCCAAGCGCAAAGGTGCAAAATGGTTTGTAGGCGCCATCACAGGCAGCAAGCCGCAGGATATCACTATCAGTCTCGACTTCCTGACTCGTCCTGCCATGCTCACCTCCTTCCGCGACGGACGCAACGCCCATCGCATCGCCGTAGATTACAAAAAGGAGACTCAGGAGGTGAATCCTGCCACCACGCTCACCCTCCATCTGGCACGCAACGGCGGCTGGTGCGGCTCGATAGAATAGCACTAACTAACAGTTTTAAGATTACATATCTAAAATTATCTCCGCCAAACTTGTTTTTTTCGGATATTCTTTTTATCTTTGTGCCCAAGAAAAAAAACAATCTAATATTAATCCTATGAAAAAGGATATCCTAATAGCCGGTAGCCTATTGCTGACAGGCTGTGCCGACATAACAAACAATGTGGCAGAGAGTTTTAATAACAACCTGATTGCAGAAAACCGCTATCAGATGATTCTGGATGGCCTGCAGGTAACACTCATCATCACCCTTTGCGCCACGATTCTCGGCACACTATTAGGCGGACTGGTGTGTTGGATGCGCATGAATCGCCACAAATGGCTGCGACACATAGCCAGCGCGTATATCGACCTGATGCGAGGCACCCCCGTACTGGTGCTGCTCATGCTGATGTACTATGTACTAATGGCGCCAATAGATGCCACTGGCATCGTGGTAGCCATCGTGACCTTTGCCCTGAACACCGCAGCCTACATCAGCGAGATGCTGCGCACCTCCATCCAAGGCATTGACCGAGGACAGACGGAGGCTGGACTGGCATTGGGCTACACACAACGACAAACATTCATCAGAATCATACTGCCACAGGTAGTCAAGGCTGTCATGCCCGTCTATCAGGGCGAGGTAATAAGTCTGCTGAAAGGCACAAGCATCGTGGGCTACATCGCTGTGAACGATATGACACGAGCATCCGACCTGATACGCTCACGCACCTTCGACGCCTTCTTCCCGCTCATCGTCACAGCCATCATCTACTTCCTGATAGCCTGGCTCATCGGCCAACTGCTCACTGCGCTGCTGCAACGACAGCGGACCAAAGCCACAGCTGCAGCCGTCATGCTGACCCTGTCGGGGCTTGTGGCCTACGTGCCTTCGATACTAACAGATGCGCAGGCAACGACAGCAGACACAACCGACGCACCACCAGCCATCAAGGCACTATCGGGCAAGCGCGTAGGTGTCATCATCGGCAGTATCCAAGATATTGCAGTAAGCACGATGGCGCCCGATGCCGACATACTGCGCATGACCACCACCACCGACATGATGGCTGCCCTAGAGAACGGCAAGGTGGATGTGGCAGGCAGCGAGAGCCTCACACTGATATTCAACAAGGAACTGGCTGACAAGGTTGACTCCGTAGGAGCCGGACTTACACCGATTCCTATTGGCGCATGCTTCAACCAGAAAAATACTGAGCTGCAGCAAGACTTCAACAGTTTCCTGGCAGAAATCCGACGCGACGGCACCTATCTGAAAATATTCGACCGCTGGCAGAAATCCGACAATCCGTCGGCTATGGACATTCCACAGCAGCGCGGCACTGGGCGCACCGTGCGCATAGCCACCTATCCTGCCATGCCTCCCTTCAACTTTATCAACTCCGGCAAACCATCGGGCCTGGAAATCGACCTGCTGACAGAGTGGGCCAACCGCCGCAACTGGCAACTGGAATTCCTGGTAATGGACTTTGCCGCTCAGATACCCGCTGTACAGACAGGCAAGGCCGACATGGCCATGGGTGCCATCAGCATCACCGAAGAGCGACAAAAACAGGTACTCTTCTCCAATGGCTACATCGAGTCGCACATCGTGCTGATCACACGCAAGAATGAAGCATCAATTATCACGAATCCGTCATACTCTTCCAGCACAGAGCACCCCACGAGCCCCTGGCCGTGGATGGTAGCAATACTTGTCATTGCCGGTTGCGGGGATTGGTTCATCGTTCGCCGCAAGCGCTACAGCCAGCGGCAGCCTACTACCAACGCACTGGAGCAGCCGAAGGATGAGAAGGAGGCCGTCATCAGCATCGCCCACATGAAGAAGAGCTATGGCACGTTTGATGTGCTGCGCGACATCAACCTTGATGTGCATCGGGGCGAAGTGATCTCTGTCATAGGGCCATCCGGCACAGGTAAAAGCACCTTCCTGCGCTGTCTTAACCTCCTTGAGCAGCCTACTGGCGGGAGCATTCTCATAGGTGGAAACGACATACTGGAACGCAATGCCGACGTGCCGCTATTACGGCGACGCATGGGTATGGTGTTCCAGTCGTTCAACTTGTTCAATGGCATGTCGGTGCTCGACAATATCTGTCTGGCGCCCATGCAACTGTTAGGAAAAACACGGGAGGAAGCCGAGAAACGCGCTCAGCAACTGCTTGAGATGGTAGGACTGGCCGAGCGTGCCACAGCCATGCCCGAGCAACTTTCCGGCGGACAGAAACAGCGTGTGGCCATAGCCCGCGCACTGGCCATGGAGCCGGAGATATTGCTCTTTGATGAGCCAACCTCAGCCCTCGACCCCACCATGGTGAGCGAGGTGCTGGGCGTAATGACCAAACTGGCACGTGAGGGGATGACGATGATTGTGGTGACACACGAGATGCGATTTGCCCGGCAGGTGAGTAGCCGTGTACTATTCTTTGCCGATGGCGTCATCTATGAGGATGGCACCCCCGACCAACTCTTCGACCATCCGCAGCGCGAACGCACCCGACAGTTCATCCAGCAGATACACGAAATGCACTTCCTCATCGAGACCAAGCAATTCGACTGGTATGCTATGACGGCCCAGATGGAGCAGTTCTGCCTGCATTATAATCTGCAGCGCCAGCAAATCTTTGCGGTGCTACACGTCATCGACGAGACACTGACCATCCTCGGCACTCACCCCAATACACACCTGACGCTGGCTTATTCTGAACAGGAAGACACGTTACAGTTCATCGTCAATAGTCCTCATGCCGTCGATAGCAGCTTATTCAGCCAAGAAAGTGATGACATAGCTGTGACCATCCTGCGCAACTTCAGCCGCAACATCCATGTAGATGGCAGCACCCTCCGCATCACCATCAAATAAGCACTTTTTGGCGGAAATACGCAATGATATGATCCAGTCCCTCGTCGAGCGACACCTTGGGCTCCCATCCTAATTCGCTTGGCAAGTGTGATGTCGGGACATTACAAAAAGCAGGTGCAGCAAGTAACCCCATCCACCCAACTCACGCTCCACTTAGTTCGCAACGGAGGCTGGTGCGGCTCGATAGAATAACTGGAAGGTAGGAAGTTAACTACATAACTACATAAAATCGTTCAAAACACCTGTATATATAGGCATTACATGAGCTTTACTAACTACATAAAAACTACATTCTAACTACATAAAACTACATAGCATGAATAGTAGCGTAAAAATTCTCTAGAGAATTTTTACGCTACTTAGGCAGAGAAAAATAGTTAGTACGGCACTAAGCCGAAAATTCTCTAGAGAATTTCTAATCGACCAATAAGGAAAAAGATAGCGAGTAAGTTAAAGAGTTTGTTATAGTAAGGCAGGTAATTACTTTTTGTGCATCGAAAAGTTACTTTTTGCATCTCAAAAAGCTACTTTTTGAGCAACGAAAAGCTACTTTTTGCATCTCGAAAAGCTACTTTTCGCAGGTATCATGTAGATTTTATGTAGTTTTATGTAGTTTTTATGTAGGTCGAAAAATACAAAAAACCCTTTGTGTATGCGGGGTTTAAGCGATTTTATGTAGTTATGTAGGTCAATTGACAAAAATAAATTTGCAAATTCAAGCAAAAGAGGATAGAAATACGGTGCACGAAACAGTTTTACTCAAACGTTTACATACGATTTTTGGGGGTGTGGTGATACAATGTTGGCAGAAAGTGCGTATCTTTGCATCAGCTAAACAAAAGCAGAGGCTGAGATAGCTAAACGACAAACTACAGATCGAATATATAATAGTTAAAAATTATGGGTGAGAAATTTGTTATCGGAAACCGACTGAAGGAAGAATGGATAGCGGTTCTGGATACAGACAAGAAGATACTGGAATTTACCAGCAATCTGGTTAAAGCCCAAGAGTATCAATTGGAAGAGGACGCCCAAATGAACCTCGCCGAAATCCAAAAATCAGGTTACTTCAGCGACCTGCAGATCTACATAAAGGACAACAACAGAGCGTACAGAATTGACGAACGCGGCTGATTTATGATAGAGATGCGAAAAGTAAAAATCCCAGTAAACAACTACTGGGATTTTATTTTTTTATGCACGAAACGTTTCACGTTTCATCTTGGCATCGAAAAGCCATTTGATGATTCTGGGACAACGCAAAGCCCAGCGAAGCAGTCGCCATCCGATAGGACTGAAAAAGAACTCGTACACCTTCTTCTGATGCTCCATCTTGCGAAACTCCTCCTTATTGGTTTCGCTGAACGAGCGTCCCTCAACAATAGCACGCTTGGCATTGGCCGCGGTTTTAAAGGCATCGTAAAGTCCCTCGCCCGTAAGCTTATTGGCAAATCCACCAGCATCGCCAATCAATATCACATTATCGGCTGTATGGGGCACCGTATCAAGCTGGATATAGGCGCCGCAGATGCGATCTACGGGCACGCCAAACTTGGTAAGCGCCTGCTTGAAGCCTGCCTTATGGCGGGGCATATCGTCGTTGGTTTCGACCGAGGCATAACCATACATATCGCGCCCTACACTCGAGAACTTATAGAATACGCCGGGACGATAGTTGTTTGAGAAGTGTACAAACACATCATCGCTCTCCTTACCTTCGTCGAACTGCTCGAGGAACATGGCCCGCAACTTGGAATCGCCATGAATCTGCTGACGAATCTGACTGTTAGAACCATCGGCTGCCACCAGATAACGACACGAAATCTGCTCACCCGATTTGAGGGTAACAAGCACCTGTCCGTCGGCCTGCTGATCAAAGCGGGCAAACGAACCTTTCATCAGCTCGCCACCGTGGTCCAAGTAATACTGCAACAACGAATAGTCGAAGTCCTTACGTCGCGTCATGCGGATAGGATATTCGGCCTGAAACTCGCAAACGGCATCGTTCTCGAACTGACAACGCATGCGGGTGATGGGGCGATAGTTATACTGAATGCCAGGCAGCAGCATATCCAACAGTCGCCAGGCCTTAACCGTAAGTCCACCACCGCAAACCTTATCGCGGGGGAACGTGGCCTGATCAA is a genomic window of Xylanibacter ruminicola 23 containing:
- a CDS encoding NAD(P)/FAD-dependent oxidoreductase; translated protein: MENKRHIDVLIIGAGPAGSVCGSLLKQAGVECLIVDQATFPRDKVCGGGLTVKAWRLLDMLLPGIQYNYRPITRMRCQFENDAVCEFQAEYPIRMTRRKDFDYSLLQYYLDHGGELMKGSFARFDQQADGQVLVTLKSGEQISCRYLVAADGSNSQIRQQIHGDSKLRAMFLEQFDEGKESDDVFVHFSNNYRPGVFYKFSSVGRDMYGYASVETNDDMPRHKAGFKQALTKFGVPVDRICGAYIQLDTVPHTADNVILIGDAGGFANKLTGEGLYDAFKTAANAKRAIVEGRSFSETNKEEFRKMEHQKKVYEFFFSPIGWRLLRWALRCPRIIKWLFDAKMKRETFRA
- a CDS encoding glycoside hydrolase family 97 protein; translated protein: MNKRFLIITILAAGLTNTSWADKQEKLASPNGKIVANINIGKELTYSASFNGEQILKDCPLSLQVGQELLGVNPKLSNTKRTKIDEQIRPVVPLKQTVVPNKANALTLNFKGYCVEFRAYDNGVAYRFIINKKGVVDIVSEGINYHLPKAFEAHISKTRNFNTSYEQPYTHISTAQYKADDEITYLPVLLESPKGTKVLISESDVRDYPHTFLKSTGANGFTAVHPKSPETWEPRGDRGWTITKERNCIARTSGQRSLPWRFAVIGNDATIAANQMELVLGGKCELQDVSWIKPGQVNWDWWNHWTVWDVDFESGINNATYKYIIDTASKFGVEYVLLDEGWNKRVEDPFTYSDNIDVKELVEYGAQKHVGVILWLAWLTVEQHPALIKHYADMGVKGLKIDFMDHSDQWMVNFYERTARECAKHKLLVDFHGSFKPAGLEQRLPNLISYEGVRGLEQGGGCSPENSIWLPYMRNAVGAMDFTPGSMQNAQPEDNHGTGSLPIGGGTRAYQMALYVCFESGLQMLADSPTRYLREQECTQFIASVPTTWDETRVLAAKAGDYYVVAKRKGAKWFVGAITGSKPQDITISLDFLTRPAMLTSFRDGRNAHRIAVDYKKETQEVNPATTLTLHLARNGGWCGSIE
- the radA gene encoding DNA repair protein RadA; translation: MAKDKIAYVCSNCGQESPKWIGKCPACGQWNTFKEIKVAPSSTPKTAAARGGLSAGTSAQSSALHAGKVLRLRDISSKDDPRIDMHDAELNRVLGGGLVPGSIVLLGGEPGIGKSTLSLQTMLNMPEKKILYVSGEESAHQLKMRAERLGGENENFLLLTENSLETIFDHIKEVQPELIVIDSIQTISTEDVESSAGSIAQVRECASALLRFAKTSGVPVILIGHITKEGTLAGPKILEHIVDTVIQFEGDQHYMYRILRSIKNRFGSTAELGIYEMLQNGLRQVSNPSELLLTQDRDGLSGIAITSAIEGIRPFLVETQALVSTAAYGTPQRSATGFDQRRLNMLLAVLEKRVGFKLAQKDVFVNIAGGLRVTDLAMDLSVIAAVLSSNVDTPIESGWCMAGEVGLSGEVRPVNRIEQRIAEAEKLGFTDMIIPKYNLQGFDKNKYSIRLHPVRKVEEALRAIFG
- a CDS encoding phosphoglycerate kinase, which encodes MTINEFNFAGKKAIVRVDFNVPLDENGKITDDTRIRGALPTLKKILADGGATIIMSHMGKPKGKVDAKKSLGQIREAVEKALGVPVAFAPDCAKAADAAKALKMGEALLLENLRFYPEEEGKPVGIDKADPAYDEAKKAMKASQKEFAKTLASYADCYVMDAFGTAHRKHASTAVIADYFDADNKMLGLLMEKEVQAVDAVLSNIKRPFVAIMGGSKVSSKIGIIENLLGKVDKLILCGGMTYTFAKAHNGEIGDSIVELDKLDVALGVEELAKKNGVELVLGSDCTATNGLDFGTMSVKEGAQIINCPANNVPAGFEGVDAGPESQKAFAEAIKGAKTILWNGPAGVFECDAFTAGSRAIGDAIAEATKNGAFSLIGGGDSVACVNKFGLADQVSYISTGGGALLEAIEGKVLPGVAAIKGE